A region of Flavobacterium album DNA encodes the following proteins:
- a CDS encoding MarR family winged helix-turn-helix transcriptional regulator yields the protein MNYKLTHEVISLLEDFEHYTVKNQGKGDIKEFKNWMTGAVSAQGQQRQEPDWEGKHEGRSAESIISTMIVHLHRYAKMYSKLAIAGSPFSTQEDFIYLINLKTLGAMTKMELIRRNIQDKPTGIQIIGRLIKNGWVAQSVSGTDKRSKVISITPLGLEELDKHMHKIRQATTIVSGNLDQSEKMELIRLLKKLEDFHQPIFNTPITAAEPLAEISRKYLYQN from the coding sequence ATGAATTATAAATTAACCCACGAAGTAATATCCCTTTTAGAAGATTTTGAACATTATACCGTTAAAAATCAAGGAAAAGGCGATATCAAGGAGTTTAAAAACTGGATGACAGGAGCGGTTTCCGCCCAAGGGCAACAGCGGCAGGAACCGGACTGGGAAGGCAAGCACGAAGGCCGCTCTGCAGAAAGCATCATCAGCACGATGATTGTACACCTGCACCGGTATGCAAAGATGTATTCCAAACTGGCAATAGCCGGCTCGCCTTTTTCCACACAGGAAGATTTCATTTACCTGATCAACCTGAAAACCCTTGGAGCAATGACAAAAATGGAACTGATACGGCGGAATATCCAGGATAAGCCGACGGGAATCCAGATTATTGGCAGGCTCATAAAAAACGGATGGGTAGCACAAAGCGTTTCGGGTACTGACAAACGAAGCAAAGTGATCAGCATTACGCCGCTGGGCCTGGAGGAACTGGATAAGCACATGCACAAGATCCGGCAGGCAACCACCATTGTATCCGGCAACCTGGACCAGTCTGAAAAGATGGAGCTTATACGCCTGCTAAAAAAACTTGAAGATTTTCACCAACCGATATTTAACACCCCCATTACGGCTGCCGAACCATTGGCAGAGATCAGCCGTAAATATCTTTATCAAAATTAG
- a CDS encoding DNA-3-methyladenine glycosylase encodes MKLQFPYYQNQDVIILAKDLLGKVLYTAIDGEITAGIITETEAYFGVRDKASHAYGGRRTDRTETMYSHGGISYVYLCYGIHNLFNVVTSGEGEPHAVLIRAVEPLAGIEVMELRRNMPASKAAISSGPGSAAKALGIDRSFNKKDLTGDEIWIEDHGIRYTADQIAATPRVGVDYAQEDALLPWRFFVKGNKYVSKPNKI; translated from the coding sequence TTGAAACTACAATTCCCCTATTACCAAAACCAGGATGTGATCATTCTGGCAAAAGACCTTTTAGGCAAAGTGCTGTACACCGCAATAGATGGCGAAATAACAGCGGGCATTATCACAGAAACAGAAGCTTATTTCGGGGTACGGGATAAAGCTTCCCATGCTTATGGCGGACGGCGTACCGACCGTACCGAAACTATGTACAGCCATGGCGGGATATCGTATGTTTACCTTTGCTATGGCATCCATAACCTGTTTAATGTGGTTACCTCGGGCGAAGGCGAGCCCCATGCCGTACTCATAAGGGCGGTTGAGCCTCTGGCCGGCATAGAGGTCATGGAGCTTCGCAGGAACATGCCTGCATCGAAGGCTGCAATATCCTCCGGCCCGGGGTCTGCGGCTAAGGCTTTGGGCATCGATCGCTCCTTCAATAAAAAAGACCTGACCGGCGATGAGATCTGGATTGAAGACCACGGCATACGCTATACCGCAGACCAGATTGCCGCAACCCCGCGTGTGGGTGTCGACTATGCCCAGGAGGACGCACTGTTGCCCTGGCGCTTTTTTGTAAAAGGCAATAAATATGTAAGTAAGCCGAATAAGATATAA
- a CDS encoding FAD-dependent oxidoreductase, whose amino-acid sequence MCPECRGQGKKSRGLSKKAQQNYRWALGLFEKGEGPAPVRPKAHLYPCTHCSGSGLVESVTPPKADGENYPHVAIIGGGIGGVALAVACLQRGIPFTLYERDSNFDARSQGYGLTLQQAGKAMKALGISSLHEGVISTRHLVHTAEGTVVGEWGGRKWLQSGLEKSPKRSNMHIARQSLRAALLEQLGGHDVVQWGHQLVDLKQNDSDDVELVFQVNGELKNCRAGLVVGADGIRSSVRRMVIGEDAAPLRYLDCIVILGICPLSSLTEVASPLLDSATVFQTANGNERIYMMPYTSDAVMWQLSFPMTENEASTLSALGPAALKEEARRRTQWHEPIPQIMAATPENRISGYPVYDRELLRPELLEKTGPVTLIGDAAHPMSPFKGQGANQALLDALALARAIVKGCRPSSQWREAGIRESVLTEFEREMLERSAVKVNDSAAAAQFLHSEIVLHESDSPRGRCLKK is encoded by the coding sequence ATGTGCCCGGAATGCCGGGGACAAGGCAAAAAAAGCCGCGGGCTCAGCAAAAAGGCACAACAAAACTACCGTTGGGCACTTGGCCTTTTTGAAAAAGGCGAAGGCCCGGCACCGGTTCGCCCCAAAGCTCACTTATACCCATGCACCCACTGTTCCGGATCCGGGCTGGTGGAGTCTGTCACCCCGCCTAAAGCAGATGGAGAAAACTACCCGCACGTTGCCATTATCGGCGGCGGAATTGGTGGGGTTGCACTGGCTGTGGCCTGCCTGCAGCGCGGAATTCCCTTTACGCTGTATGAGCGCGACAGCAATTTCGATGCCCGGTCACAGGGCTACGGGCTCACCTTGCAGCAGGCCGGTAAAGCCATGAAGGCACTGGGTATATCTTCGCTTCACGAAGGAGTGATCTCTACCCGCCATCTCGTGCATACGGCAGAAGGAACCGTTGTTGGCGAATGGGGCGGCAGGAAGTGGCTGCAGTCCGGTTTGGAAAAATCGCCTAAACGCTCCAACATGCACATTGCCCGGCAGTCGTTACGCGCTGCTTTGCTTGAACAGCTGGGCGGGCACGATGTTGTACAGTGGGGACACCAACTGGTTGATCTTAAGCAAAACGATAGTGACGATGTTGAACTGGTTTTCCAGGTGAACGGGGAACTAAAAAATTGCCGGGCAGGCCTTGTTGTGGGCGCCGACGGTATCCGTAGTTCGGTACGCAGGATGGTCATCGGTGAAGATGCCGCTCCCCTGCGCTACCTGGATTGCATTGTCATATTAGGCATTTGCCCTCTGAGCAGCCTTACAGAAGTTGCCAGCCCTTTACTGGACTCGGCTACCGTATTCCAGACCGCTAATGGTAATGAACGTATTTATATGATGCCTTATACATCAGATGCTGTAATGTGGCAGCTGAGTTTCCCCATGACCGAAAATGAGGCCAGCACGTTAAGCGCATTGGGGCCTGCCGCCCTTAAGGAAGAAGCCCGCCGCAGGACGCAGTGGCACGAACCGATTCCGCAAATAATGGCAGCAACACCGGAAAACAGGATTTCCGGCTACCCGGTATATGACCGTGAGCTACTGAGGCCGGAATTACTTGAAAAAACCGGACCGGTAACCCTGATAGGCGATGCCGCCCACCCCATGAGCCCTTTCAAGGGACAGGGGGCTAACCAGGCACTCCTTGATGCACTGGCACTGGCACGTGCCATCGTGAAAGGATGCAGGCCGTCATCACAATGGAGGGAAGCCGGGATAAGGGAAAGTGTATTGACGGAATTTGAACGGGAAATGCTGGAACGCAGCGCCGTTAAGGTAAACGATTCGGCTGCCGCAGCGCAGTTCCTTCATTCCGAAATCGTGCTTCACGAAAGTGATTCGCCGAGAGGGCGCTGCCTGAAAAAATGA
- a CDS encoding LLM class flavin-dependent oxidoreductase yields MKNIGFLSFGHWADHPSYQARTASDTLLQSIDLAVAAEEIGMDGAYFRVHHFARQLASPFPLLSAIGAKTSKIEIGTGVIDMRYENPLYMVEDASAADLISGGRLQLGISRGSPEQVIDGWHYFGYEPDEGETDADMGRKKALKFLDMLKGEGFAQPNPNPMFPNPPGLLRLEPHSEGLRERIWWGAASNATAVWAAENGMYLQSSTLKFDESGKPFHIQQAEQIRLYKEAWEKAGHKRKPRVSVSRSIFALVNDQDRYYFGQQGKASDSFGYIESDKRAIFGKSYAAEPDRLIEELAQDEAIQEADTILLTIPNTLGVDYNVHVLSAILEHVAPGLGWR; encoded by the coding sequence ATGAAGAATATTGGATTTTTATCGTTCGGGCATTGGGCAGATCATCCGTCGTACCAGGCCCGTACGGCAAGCGATACGCTGCTTCAGTCCATCGACCTGGCTGTTGCTGCGGAAGAGATTGGTATGGACGGCGCTTACTTTCGCGTGCATCATTTTGCACGGCAGCTGGCATCGCCTTTTCCGCTGCTTTCCGCCATTGGTGCTAAAACAAGCAAAATAGAGATTGGGACAGGAGTGATTGATATGCGGTATGAGAACCCGCTGTATATGGTAGAAGATGCAAGTGCTGCCGACCTGATCTCAGGCGGGCGGTTGCAGTTAGGTATCAGCAGGGGATCGCCGGAGCAGGTCATCGATGGCTGGCATTATTTTGGTTATGAGCCCGATGAGGGCGAAACGGATGCAGATATGGGGCGCAAAAAAGCCCTGAAATTTCTCGATATGCTTAAAGGAGAAGGATTTGCGCAGCCAAACCCGAACCCCATGTTTCCCAACCCGCCGGGTTTATTGCGCCTTGAGCCGCATTCCGAAGGGTTGCGAGAGCGTATCTGGTGGGGTGCTGCATCCAATGCCACTGCCGTATGGGCTGCCGAGAATGGTATGTACCTGCAAAGCTCTACGCTGAAATTTGACGAAAGCGGAAAGCCCTTTCACATCCAGCAGGCCGAACAGATAAGGTTGTATAAGGAAGCCTGGGAGAAAGCAGGGCACAAGCGCAAACCGAGGGTTTCGGTAAGCCGTTCCATCTTTGCACTGGTCAACGACCAGGACAGGTATTACTTTGGGCAGCAGGGCAAGGCATCAGACAGCTTTGGTTATATTGAAAGCGATAAGCGCGCCATTTTCGGGAAGAGCTACGCGGCTGAACCGGATAGGCTTATTGAAGAACTGGCCCAAGACGAAGCAATACAGGAAGCTGATACAATACTGCTGACCATCCCGAATACGTTAGGTGTAGATTATAATGTACATGTGCTTTCGGCCATACTGGAGCATGTTGCCCCGGGATTGGGCTGGCGTTAA
- a CDS encoding Dps family protein has protein sequence METKIGITTENRATVVMILCRLLADEYVLSVKTRNAHWNVEGNDFYNKHLFFEQQYARLDEIVDSVAERIRTLGHYAPGTLKSFLDLTHLSETKSHENSSIGFINELLSDHESITIYLRENIDRPASELKDYGSSDFLTSLLETHEKMAWMLRAHVK, from the coding sequence ATGGAAACAAAAATTGGGATTACCACAGAAAATAGGGCTACAGTAGTGATGATACTGTGCAGGTTACTTGCCGACGAATATGTATTATCTGTAAAAACCAGAAATGCCCACTGGAATGTTGAGGGAAACGATTTTTATAACAAACATCTTTTTTTTGAACAGCAGTATGCCCGGTTGGATGAAATTGTAGATAGTGTAGCAGAAAGGATAAGAACCCTTGGCCACTACGCTCCGGGAACCCTTAAAAGTTTTTTGGACCTCACGCACTTGTCTGAAACAAAAAGCCATGAAAATAGCAGTATCGGTTTTATAAACGAACTGTTATCAGACCACGAGAGCATTACCATATACCTGCGCGAAAATATCGACCGCCCTGCATCGGAACTAAAAGATTACGGCAGCAGCGACTTTCTGACAAGCCTTTTGGAAACCCATGAGAAAATGGCCTGGATGCTTAGGGCACATGTAAAATAA
- a CDS encoding tetratricopeptide repeat-containing sensor histidine kinase: MKSKVLFIIIITLSLNAFAQSAGNARFNDIRVKLNKEKDEAKKAGLYYQAARFYLEKEGAIKTDLDSAALFNKRSVRLGSKLGMKKVIAQNMLLEGEIAAENNNSVLSAKLKDKALQYSLSNGLKTEAAGVYMSLAYEVPENDLLKREQYFLKAADLYKQAGAFLKEAETCTELSVLYNSLDEIDTSVKFALEAVKIKKKIKEPSLYKEYTMLAMDYRIQGKYESALAYALAADKVTETTPDADAVWRSIIKNLTGTIYSELKFYDKSVEYYKKAIVIAKESNDTEGVTSITINTARGLFGRHKVTEALEVLNNGYKYYHKENCDAEYASLYILLYCELKKYEKAKPYYDQLVNCGSGQVKNPMEQEKMYYAMIKYLLKTGQAGKTYGYIEKLKQLSRKNNDIYNLTQLEKTHFEVDSATGNYLRAIEHLKKYKQLNDSVFNINNAKQFADLQLKYDTEKKDRNIKLLTNKSQLQQARIENELVIRYIFIGSLLVLCIIIGLLYSRYCMKRKTNSILEAKQDEINSKNNKLERLVAEKEWLLKEIHHRVKNNLQIVISLLNTQSAYLDNEEALEAIQNSQHRMHAMSLIHQKLYQTENLSSINMPWYIKELADYLKDSFDHEGKIRFELSLASIDLDVAQAVPLGLILNEAITNAIKYAFPDQKGIINILLEETDNSYLLRISDNGIGLPEHFESAETDSLGMSLMMGLAEQLDGTFTIRSGAGVVITINFIKRQAAV; the protein is encoded by the coding sequence ATGAAGTCTAAAGTACTGTTTATCATTATAATTACACTTTCCCTGAATGCATTTGCGCAATCGGCAGGCAACGCCCGGTTTAATGATATTCGCGTTAAACTCAATAAAGAAAAAGACGAAGCAAAAAAAGCAGGGCTTTACTATCAGGCAGCCCGGTTTTACCTTGAAAAGGAAGGTGCTATAAAAACCGACCTTGATAGTGCTGCGCTATTTAATAAACGGTCTGTACGCCTTGGCAGTAAGTTGGGAATGAAGAAGGTGATAGCGCAAAATATGCTGCTGGAAGGCGAAATTGCGGCTGAAAACAACAATAGCGTCCTTTCGGCAAAATTAAAAGACAAAGCATTGCAATATTCGCTTTCGAACGGGCTTAAAACCGAGGCGGCCGGCGTTTACATGTCACTCGCTTATGAAGTTCCGGAAAATGACCTGCTTAAAAGAGAGCAGTACTTTCTGAAAGCCGCTGACTTATACAAACAGGCAGGTGCATTTCTTAAAGAGGCAGAAACATGCACAGAACTTTCTGTCCTTTATAACAGCCTTGATGAAATTGATACCTCTGTAAAATTTGCACTTGAGGCGGTTAAGATCAAAAAGAAAATTAAAGAGCCGTCACTGTATAAGGAATATACGATGCTGGCGATGGATTACAGAATACAGGGTAAATATGAAAGCGCCCTTGCTTATGCCCTTGCTGCCGATAAAGTAACTGAAACTACCCCGGATGCCGATGCAGTATGGCGAAGCATTATAAAAAACCTGACAGGCACGATATACTCTGAACTCAAATTTTACGACAAGTCGGTTGAGTATTATAAAAAAGCAATTGTAATAGCAAAAGAAAGCAATGATACGGAAGGTGTAACCTCTATCACTATAAATACCGCGCGTGGGCTTTTTGGCCGCCATAAAGTTACCGAAGCCCTTGAGGTATTAAATAATGGGTACAAATATTATCACAAAGAAAATTGTGATGCAGAGTATGCCTCACTTTACATATTGTTATACTGTGAGTTAAAAAAATATGAAAAGGCAAAGCCTTATTATGACCAATTGGTAAACTGTGGAAGCGGTCAGGTTAAAAATCCTATGGAGCAGGAGAAAATGTACTACGCAATGATAAAGTATTTACTAAAAACCGGGCAGGCAGGAAAAACCTATGGATATATTGAAAAGCTAAAACAGTTAAGCCGGAAAAACAATGACATCTATAATCTAACCCAGCTTGAAAAAACCCATTTTGAAGTAGATTCCGCTACGGGTAATTATCTTAGGGCCATTGAGCATTTAAAAAAATATAAGCAGCTAAATGATTCTGTCTTTAATATCAATAATGCAAAGCAGTTTGCCGATTTGCAGCTGAAATATGATACTGAAAAAAAAGACAGGAATATTAAATTGCTTACGAACAAAAGCCAGCTGCAGCAAGCCAGGATCGAAAATGAGCTTGTTATAAGGTATATCTTTATTGGCAGCCTTCTAGTACTGTGCATAATTATAGGATTGCTTTACAGCAGGTACTGCATGAAACGCAAAACCAATTCTATCCTGGAGGCCAAGCAGGACGAAATCAACAGCAAAAATAATAAGCTCGAGCGCCTTGTCGCCGAAAAAGAATGGCTGTTAAAAGAAATACATCACCGGGTTAAAAACAATTTGCAGATAGTAATTAGCCTGCTTAACACACAGTCGGCCTACCTGGATAACGAAGAAGCGCTGGAGGCCATACAAAACAGCCAGCACAGGATGCATGCTATGTCGCTTATCCACCAGAAACTCTACCAGACAGAGAACCTTTCCAGCATTAACATGCCATGGTATATCAAAGAGCTCGCCGATTATTTAAAAGACAGTTTTGACCATGAAGGCAAGATCAGGTTTGAGCTTTCCCTTGCTTCTATAGATCTTGATGTGGCACAGGCTGTACCTTTGGGGCTAATACTTAATGAGGCCATAACGAATGCAATTAAATATGCATTTCCTGACCAGAAAGGGATCATCAACATTCTTCTGGAAGAAACAGATAATAGCTACCTGCTTCGCATTTCTGACAATGGTATAGGGCTTCCTGAACATTTTGAATCGGCTGAAACGGATTCCCTTGGCATGAGCCTCATGATGGGGCTTGCCGAACAGCTGGACGGGACCTTTACTATCCGGTCCGGTGCCGGCGTAGTAATAACTATTAACTTTATAAAAAGACAGGCTGCTGTATAA
- a CDS encoding sigma-54-dependent transcriptional regulator has product MENKEKILIVEDEFIVANDLKMILKKGGYDVVGIASSAAQARTMVTAKKPNWVLLDIILKGDETGIDLAWELIKCKTPFLFISANTNQTTLEAVKKTQPYGFMVKPFREKDLLVMLDIARYRYALENRGMANPATSAKAAFTGIVGNSPLLEAVLSKINIVAPTETSVLITGESGTGKERIAHTIHEHSGRKNKPIVVVNCAALPLSLIESELFGYEKGAFTGANSRRIGKFEQADGGTLFLDEIGELPLDAQVKLLRVLQEKEIERIGGDQTIKVDVRIVAATNRSLEHEVAEGRFRLDLYYRLNVFPVELPPLRERKEDIALLAEHFLKKFNAATGRNIKGFGAKALQQLQQYNWPGNIRELEHLIERSTLLATTDEISHVNLPANAELPSPQSKETGGLQSLEDMERAHIMQALQACGGKVFGPGGAAEILKIPATTLYAKMKKLGIRQEHY; this is encoded by the coding sequence ATGGAAAATAAAGAGAAAATATTAATTGTCGAGGATGAGTTTATCGTAGCTAACGACCTGAAAATGATATTAAAAAAGGGTGGCTATGATGTGGTAGGCATTGCTTCGTCTGCGGCGCAGGCCCGCACCATGGTCACTGCCAAAAAGCCCAACTGGGTACTCCTTGACATTATCCTTAAAGGTGACGAAACCGGTATTGACCTGGCGTGGGAATTAATAAAGTGCAAAACACCATTTCTGTTCATCTCTGCCAATACCAATCAGACTACGCTTGAGGCCGTTAAAAAAACTCAGCCTTATGGCTTTATGGTAAAGCCTTTCAGGGAGAAGGACCTGCTGGTTATGCTCGATATTGCACGTTACCGTTATGCCTTGGAGAATAGGGGAATGGCTAACCCTGCAACCAGTGCAAAAGCAGCCTTTACGGGAATTGTAGGTAACAGCCCGTTGTTAGAGGCGGTATTGTCAAAAATTAATATTGTTGCCCCAACCGAGACTTCGGTACTTATAACAGGCGAGAGCGGTACGGGCAAAGAAAGGATCGCCCATACGATACACGAGCATTCGGGCAGGAAAAATAAGCCCATAGTAGTCGTAAACTGTGCTGCGCTGCCATTATCGTTGATAGAATCAGAGCTTTTTGGTTACGAAAAAGGCGCGTTTACCGGGGCAAACTCCCGGAGGATAGGCAAATTTGAACAGGCCGATGGGGGTACGCTCTTTCTGGATGAGATAGGCGAACTTCCGTTGGACGCACAGGTGAAGCTGCTGCGTGTATTGCAGGAAAAAGAAATTGAACGCATAGGTGGCGACCAAACCATAAAGGTAGATGTGCGCATTGTAGCAGCAACAAACCGCAGCCTTGAGCATGAAGTTGCCGAAGGGCGGTTTAGGCTCGATCTTTACTACAGGCTTAATGTATTTCCAGTTGAGCTGCCACCGCTGCGGGAACGCAAGGAAGACATAGCGCTACTGGCAGAACATTTCCTTAAAAAATTTAATGCTGCTACAGGCAGGAATATTAAAGGCTTTGGGGCAAAAGCACTGCAACAGTTGCAGCAATACAACTGGCCGGGCAATATACGGGAACTGGAGCATTTAATAGAGCGCAGCACCCTGCTTGCCACAACCGATGAAATAAGCCATGTCAACCTTCCGGCTAATGCGGAACTCCCATCCCCGCAAAGCAAAGAAACGGGAGGCTTGCAGTCTTTGGAAGATATGGAAAGGGCGCACATTATGCAGGCATTGCAGGCATGCGGCGGTAAGGTATTCGGGCCCGGAGGCGCTGCCGAAATACTTAAAATACCGGCCACAACATTATACGCTAAAATGAAAAAGCTGGGTATCCGGCAGGAACATTATTAA
- a CDS encoding GNAT family N-acetyltransferase — MTEIRLELDEKKHGGFNLYEEGSKIGEMVISLATDRITVYHTGIEPVAEGKGYAKLLLEEMVKYSRENNLKVIALCPYVHAQFKRHPDTYADVWLKQE, encoded by the coding sequence ATGACTGAGATAAGACTGGAGCTGGATGAGAAAAAACATGGTGGCTTTAACCTTTATGAAGAGGGCAGTAAAATAGGTGAAATGGTGATAAGCCTTGCAACTGACAGGATTACCGTATACCATACAGGCATTGAGCCTGTTGCCGAAGGTAAAGGTTATGCTAAGCTGCTGCTGGAGGAAATGGTGAAATACAGCCGGGAGAATAACCTTAAAGTTATTGCTCTTTGTCCGTATGTACATGCGCAGTTTAAAAGGCATCCTGATACTTATGCCGATGTATGGCTAAAGCAGGAATAG
- a CDS encoding sigma-54 interaction domain-containing protein, producing MAGGPDKDEIIARIQQREQEQSLLFSLCESLAPVTTRREFHDVVSNVVKSTIGFSHFSICIEDGSQNGYRLQYHSTPAEYTKHKTTLFTDSFAIFESALNSPEPAVLSKNDAAKAPGLPSFLKDALQSYAASIVSVALSSKYCKGVAFFGFGRGDEPGRNTLRLIKMLSLQLGITFTNILLLEKAIPGIMIPEPEIHDTPQAADMGIIGRSAAMQQVRSLITLVSESNSGVLILGESGTGKELVAKAIHDNSPRSTQRLIKVNCAAIPANLLESELFGHEKGSFTGAIAQKKGKFEQANKGTLFLDEIGEMPMELQVKLLRALQEKEIQRIGSNGSIKVDTRIIAATNRDLQEEVKKGNFRADLYYRLNVFAIEVPALRERTEDIPDLAKFFIHRYAARNKKPLKTIAVKALNTLKVYPWPGNVRELEHALERAFLLAPDKVIKEVQITSNKDIAAPGNSIKPWYEFEKEYILTVLKFCNGKISGTSGAATLLEMPPTTLKSKMERLGIKKRHYSAGQ from the coding sequence ATGGCAGGCGGCCCGGACAAGGATGAGATCATAGCACGCATACAGCAAAGGGAACAGGAACAATCCCTGCTATTCTCATTGTGCGAAAGCCTGGCACCTGTCACCACACGCAGAGAATTTCATGATGTGGTAAGCAACGTGGTTAAAAGCACAATTGGATTCAGCCATTTTTCCATTTGTATTGAAGATGGGTCACAAAATGGCTACAGGCTTCAATACCATAGTACACCTGCTGAATATACTAAACACAAAACCACGCTATTTACAGATAGTTTTGCAATTTTTGAATCAGCGCTCAATTCCCCTGAGCCCGCTGTGCTCTCAAAAAATGATGCTGCAAAAGCGCCGGGCCTTCCTTCTTTTCTTAAAGATGCCTTACAGTCGTATGCTGCCAGTATTGTTTCAGTAGCCCTTTCATCAAAGTATTGCAAAGGAGTCGCTTTTTTTGGCTTTGGCAGGGGAGACGAACCCGGACGAAATACCCTGCGGCTTATTAAAATGTTGTCACTGCAATTAGGCATCACATTTACCAATATACTCCTGCTTGAAAAAGCGATCCCAGGAATAATGATCCCCGAGCCGGAAATTCATGATACGCCACAGGCTGCAGATATGGGCATTATAGGCAGGAGCGCAGCAATGCAACAGGTACGCAGCCTTATAACATTGGTAAGCGAAAGCAACAGCGGTGTGCTTATACTGGGCGAAAGTGGTACGGGTAAAGAGCTGGTGGCAAAAGCAATACACGATAATTCCCCCCGGAGCACACAACGGCTGATAAAAGTAAATTGTGCTGCTATACCGGCAAACCTTTTGGAAAGCGAACTCTTTGGGCATGAAAAAGGAAGCTTTACCGGTGCTATAGCGCAAAAAAAAGGCAAGTTCGAGCAGGCCAATAAAGGAACCCTCTTTCTGGACGAAATAGGTGAAATGCCCATGGAATTGCAGGTAAAATTATTACGTGCCTTGCAGGAAAAGGAAATACAGCGTATAGGCAGCAACGGAAGCATTAAAGTGGATACGCGGATTATAGCCGCTACCAACAGGGACTTGCAGGAAGAAGTGAAGAAGGGTAATTTCAGGGCCGACCTCTATTACAGGCTGAATGTCTTTGCTATAGAAGTACCTGCATTGCGCGAACGGACAGAGGATATTCCTGACCTGGCGAAATTTTTTATACACCGCTATGCCGCAAGAAATAAAAAACCACTTAAAACCATTGCTGTAAAAGCGCTCAATACCCTTAAGGTGTATCCGTGGCCGGGCAATGTACGCGAGCTGGAGCATGCGCTGGAGCGGGCATTTCTTTTAGCGCCGGATAAGGTTATAAAAGAGGTGCAGATAACCAGCAATAAAGACATTGCTGCACCCGGCAATTCCATTAAGCCCTGGTACGAATTTGAAAAAGAATATATACTTACCGTGCTGAAATTTTGTAATGGCAAAATATCGGGCACAAGCGGTGCCGCCACATTATTAGAAATGCCTCCAACTACCCTGAAGTCAAAAATGGAAAGGCTGGGCATTAAGAAACGGCATTATTCTGCCGGGCAATAA
- a CDS encoding alpha/beta hydrolase produces MKNQITIPFDQDPAISTATKEFLKALNSGGVPLETLSPEEARLVLVNAQKSVEVDYSGIEESEKTITQDGYNVKLNIVRPEGNNEKLPVFIFIHGGGWVLGDYPTHKRMVRDLVVLSGAVGVFVNYTPSPEAKYPQATEEIYAATKWVAENGSEINVDGSRLAIAGNSVGGNMTAVTAIRSIQNNGPKIANLVMLWPIVAANFETETYQQFGQDRFLTTPLMKWMYDQYTTDLNQREEIYASPLNAPLDVLKHFPPTFIPVAEADVLREEGEAFGRKLDEAGVEVTTIRYNGMIHDWGLLNPLAHLPQTKALFRQAAAELKKYLFA; encoded by the coding sequence ATGAAAAATCAAATTACAATTCCATTCGATCAGGACCCTGCAATCTCTACAGCTACAAAGGAGTTCCTTAAAGCATTAAACTCAGGTGGTGTACCATTAGAGACCCTGTCTCCCGAAGAGGCAAGGCTGGTATTGGTAAATGCCCAAAAATCGGTTGAGGTAGATTATTCAGGCATTGAAGAATCTGAAAAAACCATTACCCAGGATGGCTACAATGTAAAACTAAACATTGTAAGGCCCGAAGGAAACAACGAAAAGCTTCCTGTATTCATTTTCATCCACGGCGGGGGATGGGTACTGGGCGATTACCCTACCCATAAACGCATGGTACGCGACCTTGTAGTTTTAAGCGGAGCTGTTGGCGTATTTGTAAATTACACTCCGTCTCCGGAGGCTAAATACCCACAGGCAACAGAAGAAATTTATGCAGCGACAAAATGGGTAGCGGAAAATGGCAGCGAAATTAACGTGGACGGCAGCAGGCTGGCAATTGCAGGCAACAGCGTGGGTGGTAATATGACTGCCGTTACAGCCATCAGGTCGATACAAAACAATGGGCCGAAGATCGCTAATCTCGTTATGCTGTGGCCTATAGTAGCTGCCAATTTTGAAACTGAGACCTACCAACAATTTGGGCAGGACCGTTTTCTTACCACACCACTTATGAAATGGATGTACGACCAGTATACCACCGATCTCAATCAGCGCGAAGAAATTTACGCCTCTCCGCTGAACGCACCCCTTGATGTCCTGAAACATTTCCCACCCACTTTTATCCCGGTTGCCGAGGCCGATGTACTAAGAGAGGAAGGCGAAGCTTTTGGCCGCAAACTGGACGAGGCCGGTGTAGAAGTTACCACTATCCGTTATAACGGAATGATACACGACTGGGGGCTTCTTAACCCGCTTGCACACCTGCCGCAAACCAAAGCGTTGTTCAGGCAGGCCGCAGCCGAATTGAAAAAATATCTTTTTGCTTAA